One Paenibacillus sp. FSL W8-0186 genomic window carries:
- a CDS encoding extracellular solute-binding protein — MKKVWFKSLTALVTIAMLSLLLAACSGGDSSQGSTGSSGNSGEEKVKLKVYAQHFDDDTSKPFDYAVEELKKEMPNVEIVLDPAVQDGYQKLKTYAATGNMPDIFETDWVTLQTFAKSKNVLLLDEFEETTAFKNKLNPGVEGRLIAPDGHVYAFPFTGIEFQILYYNKEIFEEAGIEVPIKTVDQLAEAAKKLKEKGYVPLSIFAKEKWIPTALYQGFVTREEAMGYGKLDEAGVTELPESFITAAHQLRTLQEAGLFDVNATNTNYDQASSLFYTGKAAMFVNGQWEIYSSQEKLGDKVDWMYWPAKDEETYEKTKYAVNGSPSPGGFAVSQSTKDPELTVKVASFLAQKAAEYKYAQLGSPIVSVKVDKEITAEISPMMQRIADEILPNATDYAVALNNVSIKNVLDDNTQSMLIDGFSTEQFIKNLNSVLAKENK, encoded by the coding sequence ATGAAAAAAGTTTGGTTCAAGTCTTTAACAGCTCTAGTCACCATCGCCATGTTATCTTTGTTGCTAGCTGCTTGTTCAGGGGGGGATTCGAGTCAGGGTTCGACAGGCTCAAGCGGTAATTCAGGAGAAGAGAAGGTTAAGCTAAAGGTGTATGCTCAGCATTTTGACGACGACACCTCCAAACCGTTTGACTACGCGGTAGAAGAACTGAAGAAGGAAATGCCGAATGTTGAAATCGTGCTGGATCCTGCGGTACAGGATGGATACCAGAAGCTAAAAACCTATGCCGCTACCGGGAATATGCCGGATATATTCGAAACAGACTGGGTAACTTTGCAAACGTTTGCCAAATCTAAAAACGTTCTTTTATTAGATGAATTTGAAGAAACGACAGCTTTTAAGAATAAATTGAATCCTGGGGTTGAAGGAAGGTTAATTGCACCAGACGGTCATGTTTATGCTTTTCCATTTACCGGCATCGAATTCCAGATCCTCTATTACAACAAAGAAATATTTGAAGAGGCGGGTATTGAAGTTCCGATCAAGACCGTGGATCAGTTAGCAGAGGCGGCCAAAAAGCTGAAGGAAAAAGGGTATGTTCCGCTATCTATTTTTGCTAAAGAGAAGTGGATCCCTACAGCGCTTTATCAAGGCTTTGTTACGCGCGAGGAAGCCATGGGCTACGGCAAGCTGGATGAAGCCGGTGTCACTGAACTGCCCGAGTCCTTCATCACTGCAGCTCATCAACTGAGAACATTGCAAGAAGCTGGGCTGTTTGATGTAAACGCTACAAATACGAACTATGATCAGGCTTCTTCCTTGTTCTACACGGGTAAGGCAGCAATGTTCGTAAACGGACAATGGGAAATTTACAGCTCTCAAGAAAAGCTTGGCGATAAAGTGGACTGGATGTACTGGCCCGCAAAGGATGAAGAAACCTATGAAAAAACAAAATATGCAGTCAACGGTTCTCCATCCCCTGGCGGTTTTGCCGTATCTCAATCGACGAAAGATCCGGAGCTGACGGTGAAGGTAGCCAGCTTTCTAGCTCAAAAGGCTGCCGAGTATAAATACGCTCAGCTTGGCAGTCCGATCGTATCCGTAAAAGTGGATAAAGAAATCACGGCGGAAATCTCGCCGATGATGCAGCGCATTGCCGATGAAATACTTCCAAATGCTACCGATTATGCGGTCGCCCTGAACAATGTTTCGATCAAGAATGTACTGGATGACAA
- a CDS encoding response regulator yields the protein MIVDDEPLFRDYMRSKLDWASHGFHICCEAANGREALEEARENRPDLAFIDISMPFIDGLELTELLKQTQPDISVVFVTGHSEFDYARQAVRLGAQDYLLKPFNKVEFSTTLQRVKRTLDERSRPSFQEQIPPQKAENLGVLPFDVQETLILTLRMREMDAVHEELSRIWQVIRKMDISISSARGQSYLEAFIHLCRAYIIESELNPEEVWGTDSTLEQQRQALPSWEEALGWIAELFSRAVNYRESFRPSKSYQLFTAAKAYIQQNYSDSELTVEGVAQALYVDASYLRKVFRKEASISVVDYITYIRMKEAKEILLTRPMKLSAVAEKVGYNDPNYFSKCFKKRFGLTPSEFEQLHANKANPE from the coding sequence ATGATTGTTGATGATGAACCATTATTCAGAGACTACATGCGAAGCAAACTGGACTGGGCTAGCCACGGATTTCATATTTGCTGCGAGGCGGCTAATGGAAGAGAAGCGCTGGAGGAAGCCAGGGAGAATCGACCGGATCTCGCATTCATTGACATATCCATGCCGTTTATCGACGGGCTGGAATTGACGGAACTGCTAAAGCAGACACAGCCTGATATTTCCGTCGTATTTGTGACAGGGCACAGTGAATTTGATTATGCGAGGCAGGCGGTTCGGCTCGGGGCACAGGATTATTTGCTTAAACCGTTCAATAAGGTTGAATTTTCAACAACGCTTCAGCGGGTAAAACGTACGTTGGATGAACGCTCCCGGCCTTCTTTTCAGGAGCAAATCCCCCCTCAGAAAGCGGAAAACCTTGGAGTTCTCCCATTTGATGTTCAGGAGACGCTGATTTTGACGCTCAGGATGAGGGAGATGGATGCCGTCCACGAAGAGCTGAGCCGAATCTGGCAGGTGATTCGCAAGATGGATATTTCCATTTCGAGCGCTAGGGGACAGAGCTATCTGGAGGCCTTCATCCACCTTTGTCGTGCTTATATCATAGAGTCCGAGCTGAACCCGGAAGAAGTGTGGGGAACGGACAGCACGCTAGAGCAGCAGCGGCAAGCGCTGCCATCCTGGGAAGAGGCCCTGGGATGGATCGCCGAGCTGTTCAGCAGAGCGGTTAACTATAGGGAATCTTTTAGGCCTTCGAAATCGTATCAATTATTTACGGCTGCCAAAGCATATATCCAACAAAACTATTCAGATTCAGAATTGACTGTTGAAGGTGTGGCACAAGCCCTATATGTCGATGCCAGTTATTTGCGCAAAGTGTTTAGGAAGGAAGCTAGCATTTCAGTCGTAGATTATATCACCTACATTCGCATGAAGGAAGCGAAGGAGATCCTGCTAACCAGGCCCATGAAGCTGTCGGCCGTGGCAGAAAAGGTAGGATATAATGACCCGAATTATTTCTCCAAATGCTTTAAAAAAAGATTCGGTCTAACCCCTTCCGAATTCGAGCAGCTCCATGCAAATAAGGCGAATCCTGAGTAG
- a CDS encoding sensor histidine kinase, which translates to MEQSALDESKLIVSQIDSIISNAENSANFIATDINRIIASSPEQRDSVQELKFRRQIQSKLSTDLILFPDVDSAIFIDRNNHIHTSYSRINEDEHQIFDSGMIEQVTRMGSYGRNRWFSMEQRNFLVSDPAVPVLTLGKVVIDVDSGNKLGTLFINVKETTFSSFLGTENDQGISKTYLLVDTAQRIISSSNPEYVLEPFDHLKMKRPLTLLNEPYSEMIDRDQGQEFISVYPYNRMNWSLVNMNPMTALKSMISHNVWMTVVIGMVCLLLAFLGIALLSKVLVNPLLQLAKSMRRVKEGDLNVTAAIRAQDETGLLATVFNLMIDRIKQLIATVENEQLRKREYELALMHAQIKPHFLYNTLDTIYVLADMERTEEARDTTKALADFYRVILSKGYEIITLEEEVKIVNDYLTIMQVRYPHILQYDIAIPDELKGIHIPKLSLQPLAENAIYHGLKTKDSSGFIRIRAHADSEHVIIEVEDNGVGMSPQLISRITDFKEDSAKRTSIGIFSVHERLKLYFGDIYGIHIESKEGQGTTVKLILPNNYSKGEQNV; encoded by the coding sequence ATGGAGCAAAGTGCCCTGGATGAGTCAAAATTAATAGTATCTCAAATCGATTCTATTATTAGCAATGCAGAGAACAGCGCTAATTTTATTGCTACTGATATTAATCGCATCATTGCCAGCTCCCCTGAGCAGCGTGATTCGGTACAAGAGCTGAAGTTCAGACGGCAGATTCAAAGCAAACTATCCACGGATCTTATTCTGTTTCCCGATGTCGATTCTGCCATTTTTATCGATAGGAACAACCATATTCATACTTCATACTCTCGCATAAACGAGGATGAGCATCAGATATTTGATAGCGGAATGATCGAACAGGTGACTCGGATGGGAAGCTATGGAAGGAATCGCTGGTTTTCAATGGAGCAGCGTAATTTTCTGGTCAGTGACCCGGCGGTTCCCGTTCTTACTCTCGGCAAGGTCGTGATCGATGTAGATAGCGGCAATAAATTAGGCACCTTATTTATCAATGTGAAGGAGACGACGTTCTCTTCATTTCTCGGCACTGAGAATGATCAGGGCATTTCCAAAACCTATTTGCTGGTGGATACGGCTCAGAGAATTATTTCCAGTTCGAACCCGGAATATGTTCTAGAACCGTTCGATCACTTAAAGATGAAGCGGCCCTTGACGCTTCTTAATGAACCCTATTCAGAAATGATCGATCGTGACCAAGGGCAGGAATTCATCAGCGTATATCCTTACAACAGGATGAACTGGAGCCTGGTAAATATGAACCCGATGACTGCGTTAAAAAGCATGATCAGTCACAATGTCTGGATGACTGTCGTGATCGGGATGGTTTGTTTATTGCTTGCATTCCTAGGCATAGCTCTATTATCCAAGGTCCTTGTAAATCCCCTGCTTCAGCTTGCTAAATCGATGCGCAGAGTCAAGGAAGGCGATCTGAACGTTACAGCGGCTATTCGCGCGCAGGATGAGACCGGACTGCTAGCTACTGTATTCAATCTCATGATCGACCGCATAAAGCAGCTTATCGCCACCGTAGAGAATGAGCAGCTCCGTAAGCGGGAATACGAGCTGGCGCTGATGCATGCCCAGATAAAGCCGCATTTCCTCTACAACACCTTAGATACGATTTATGTACTTGCTGATATGGAGCGAACGGAAGAGGCCAGAGATACAACCAAAGCTCTTGCGGACTTCTATCGTGTCATTCTGAGTAAAGGCTATGAAATTATTACGCTGGAAGAAGAGGTGAAAATCGTTAATGACTATTTAACGATTATGCAGGTTCGTTATCCTCATATTCTACAATATGATATTGCTATTCCTGACGAACTCAAAGGAATCCATATTCCCAAGTTGTCGCTGCAGCCCCTGGCCGAAAATGCGATTTATCATGGACTGAAGACGAAGGACAGCAGTGGCTTTATTCGGATTCGTGCGCATGCGGACAGCGAGCATGTGATCATTGAAGTGGAGGATAACGGCGTAGGAATGTCCCCCCAGCTTATATCCCGTATTACTGATTTCAAAGAGGATTCGGCAAAGAGAACATCGATTGGCATATTTAGCGTGCATGAAAGACTGAAGCTGTATTTCGGGGACATCTATGGTATTCATATTGAGAGCAAAGAGGGCCAAGGAACAACGGTTAAACTCATTCTTCCCAATAACTACAGCAAAGGTGAGCAGAATGTATAA
- the hcp gene encoding hydroxylamine reductase — MNQAALNHHDERMPMFCFQCQEASKGVGCTIVGVCGKTPEVANLQDLLIFVLKGISFFSAGTELPESLERRTSVFIMDSLFATITNANFDRDVFVAKIREALTLRDEVREHWEHQHPASQTILPDAAVWHDSDEEALDAKAKEVGVLATADADIRSLRELLTYGLKGMAAYQYHAYQLNYTNREVEQFMQRALAATLDDTLTVDQMVALVMETGKFGVDAMALLDQANTGVYGHPEVTKVNIGVRNRPGILVSGHDLKDLEELLQQTEGTGVDVYTHSEMLPAHYYPAFKKYEHFVGNYGNAWWKQASEFESFNGPILMTTNCIVPPKPSYVKRIFTTGNTGYPGLRHIPEGVDGQPKDFSEIIALAKQCPPPTELETGEIVGGFAHNTVTSIADQVVDAVKAGDIRRFFVMAGCDGRMKSRSYYTEFAQQLPRDTVILTAGCAKYKYNKLDLGEIGGIPRVLDAGQCNDSYSLAIIALKLKEILGLDDINELPISYNIAWYEQKAIIVLLALLYLGVKNIHLGPTLPAFLSPNVANVLVEQFGIGGITNVEDDMKMFLGA; from the coding sequence ATGAATCAAGCTGCATTAAATCATCATGATGAGCGGATGCCGATGTTTTGTTTTCAGTGCCAAGAGGCATCTAAAGGTGTTGGCTGCACCATCGTAGGCGTATGCGGGAAGACGCCTGAGGTCGCCAACCTGCAGGATTTGCTTATTTTTGTTTTGAAAGGCATATCCTTCTTCAGCGCGGGTACGGAGCTGCCAGAATCGCTGGAACGCCGGACATCTGTCTTTATAATGGATTCATTGTTCGCTACAATTACAAATGCCAATTTTGACCGGGACGTGTTCGTCGCTAAAATTCGCGAAGCGCTCACTCTTCGTGATGAGGTACGTGAGCACTGGGAGCATCAGCATCCAGCCAGCCAGACGATATTGCCAGATGCGGCGGTTTGGCATGACAGCGATGAAGAAGCGTTGGATGCCAAAGCCAAGGAGGTTGGCGTACTTGCTACTGCAGATGCGGATATCCGCTCCCTGCGAGAGCTGCTCACCTATGGGCTTAAAGGAATGGCCGCATATCAGTATCATGCCTATCAACTGAATTATACGAATCGCGAAGTGGAGCAATTTATGCAGCGAGCGCTTGCCGCTACTTTAGATGATACATTAACCGTGGATCAAATGGTCGCACTCGTGATGGAGACGGGCAAATTCGGCGTGGATGCCATGGCCTTGCTGGATCAAGCCAATACCGGCGTTTATGGTCATCCCGAGGTGACGAAAGTCAACATCGGAGTTCGTAATCGCCCGGGCATTTTAGTGAGCGGCCATGACCTGAAGGATCTGGAAGAGCTGCTGCAGCAAACCGAAGGAACTGGCGTGGATGTGTACACCCATAGCGAAATGCTGCCGGCGCACTACTACCCAGCCTTTAAGAAATATGAGCATTTTGTCGGGAATTACGGCAATGCCTGGTGGAAGCAAGCCAGCGAATTTGAGAGCTTTAATGGCCCGATCCTAATGACGACCAACTGCATCGTTCCACCGAAGCCGAGCTATGTGAAACGCATCTTTACGACGGGAAACACCGGCTATCCTGGATTGCGGCATATTCCGGAGGGCGTAGACGGTCAGCCTAAAGATTTTTCCGAAATTATAGCCCTGGCCAAGCAGTGCCCGCCCCCTACCGAGCTGGAGACCGGGGAAATCGTCGGCGGCTTTGCCCATAACACCGTGACGAGCATTGCCGACCAAGTAGTCGATGCCGTGAAGGCTGGAGACATTCGGCGTTTCTTTGTCATGGCCGGATGCGATGGCCGGATGAAGTCGCGCAGTTACTATACCGAGTTTGCCCAGCAGCTTCCACGCGACACAGTCATTCTCACCGCGGGCTGCGCAAAATACAAATACAACAAGCTTGATCTCGGCGAAATCGGAGGCATCCCGCGCGTCCTGGACGCAGGCCAATGCAACGACTCCTACTCGCTCGCCATCATTGCGTTGAAGCTGAAAGAGATATTGGGGCTGGATGACATCAACGAGCTGCCGATTTCATATAATATCGCCTGGTATGAGCAAAAAGCGATCATCGTGCTGCTGGCCCTGCTCTATCTTGGGGTTAAAAACATCCATCTCGGGCCGACGCTGCCTGCCTTCCTCTCTCCGAACGTGGCCAATGTGTTGGTGGAGCAGTTCGGCATCGGCGGGATTACAAATGTTGAGGATGACATGAAGATGTTCCTTGGGGCTTAG
- a CDS encoding family 43 glycosylhydrolase has product MNAMMPSQALNPYLPSYEYIPDGEPYVFGDRLYVFGSHDRFNGKLFCMNDYVCWSAPIDDLSDWRYEGVIYRKTLDPMNKLGLYQMYAPDVAKGPDGRYYLYYTLAFRSVMAVAVCDSPAGEYEFYGYVSHPNGDRLWDHSGDPILFDPGVLVDDDGCVYLYSGFAPIKDVPFFVTGWKKRTCKGGYVIQLQPDMKTVTGEPKLILPKAGEADGTGFEGHEFFEASSIRKIKDTYYLIYSSINGHELCYATSKSPTGGFKFGGTIISNGDLYINGYDSDQKAYNYIGNNHGGIVQVRDQWYVFHHRHTNRHHYSRQGLAEPIEIKEDGTIPQVELTSCGLNNGPFIGRGEYEARIACHLMSAEGAGRYGVYFGNITFRKHPYFTQSGKDRENSPYQYIANMRNGAVAGFKYFLMQDVSEIAVCVRGPATGFMLVANGLDAKPITRIPISPSSAFTYYGAKINIENGKQALYFTFEGSGKLDFKSLVLK; this is encoded by the coding sequence ATGAACGCGATGATGCCAAGCCAGGCTTTGAACCCATACTTGCCTAGCTACGAATACATCCCCGATGGTGAACCCTATGTATTCGGGGATAGATTATATGTATTTGGTTCGCATGACAGATTTAACGGTAAGCTTTTTTGCATGAATGATTATGTTTGCTGGTCTGCCCCCATTGATGATCTAAGTGATTGGAGATACGAAGGGGTCATCTATAGGAAAACGCTAGATCCTATGAACAAATTAGGTTTGTATCAGATGTATGCACCCGATGTGGCAAAAGGGCCAGACGGGCGATATTACCTGTACTATACACTGGCCTTTCGCAGCGTTATGGCCGTAGCTGTATGCGATTCACCGGCAGGCGAGTATGAGTTTTACGGTTATGTAAGCCATCCGAACGGAGATAGGCTGTGGGATCACAGCGGAGATCCTATTTTATTCGATCCCGGCGTTCTAGTTGATGATGATGGATGCGTTTATCTGTATTCAGGCTTTGCACCAATAAAAGATGTTCCTTTTTTCGTGACAGGATGGAAGAAACGTACTTGTAAAGGCGGGTACGTAATTCAGTTACAGCCGGATATGAAAACGGTGACCGGTGAACCGAAGCTCATCCTTCCCAAAGCGGGGGAGGCAGACGGCACTGGATTCGAGGGGCATGAGTTTTTTGAGGCGAGCTCGATCCGTAAAATAAAAGATACCTATTACTTGATCTACTCGTCGATCAACGGCCATGAACTATGCTACGCCACAAGCAAAAGCCCGACAGGCGGCTTTAAATTCGGCGGAACGATCATAAGTAATGGCGACCTTTATATAAACGGGTACGATTCGGATCAAAAGGCCTATAACTATATTGGCAACAATCATGGCGGGATCGTTCAGGTTAGAGATCAATGGTATGTGTTCCATCACAGGCACACGAACCGGCATCATTATTCCAGACAGGGACTTGCCGAGCCGATCGAGATCAAGGAAGATGGGACGATTCCACAGGTAGAGCTGACGAGTTGTGGACTAAATAACGGTCCATTCATCGGCAGAGGAGAGTATGAGGCGCGAATTGCTTGTCATTTGATGTCAGCGGAAGGCGCAGGCCGGTATGGGGTATATTTCGGAAATATAACCTTCAGAAAGCATCCATATTTCACGCAAAGCGGGAAGGACAGGGAGAATAGCCCTTATCAATATATTGCAAATATGAGAAATGGAGCCGTGGCAGGCTTCAAATATTTTCTGATGCAGGATGTGTCGGAAATCGCTGTATGTGTTCGGGGTCCTGCTACGGGGTTCATGCTGGTTGCGAATGGTTTAGATGCAAAGCCTATCACAAGAATACCGATCTCGCCAAGCAGCGCCTTTACGTATTACGGGGCGAAAATTAACATCGAAAATGGGAAGCAGGCGCTCTATTTTACCTTTGAGGGATCGGGAAAGCTGGATTTCAAGTCATTGGTGTTGAAATAA
- a CDS encoding ABC transporter permease: MDDRRACEMMRVSKVMRFEFLFQIKSRFYLLGLLIALLFLWSEFSPYIQHYPVDDNNDIRQLYEKGIHPELLHIDVSPEETLSSVLQHIDNLPEGILSQENYDAAKELSAAIKAQNLSLEQANTLVNQQYPSLAPQWEVYVEEKGQRLGSIEEVQPAFRAYYEQRTFSSELAVLWVDRLQIIMSFLSIPAFLMLFFKDRRFNALEWLHAKPFTGQQYVIGKYLGTVAAWCLPTVLISAAVNIWFGVRFTAQSFTYHLADLLLGLFVCVVPTFMISGAIIILLGFIFQNEIAALPVFILYLIFNITSGVFAGNGNTTVMNYMLRLDESFSYNWLAFLPHQGLVIGASILFVLLAGQLWPRQGLKGKGRLTL; this comes from the coding sequence TTGGATGATCGGCGGGCTTGCGAAATGATGCGAGTTAGCAAAGTGATGCGGTTTGAGTTTCTTTTTCAGATCAAGAGCAGGTTTTATTTACTTGGCTTGTTAATTGCCCTCTTGTTTCTGTGGTCGGAATTTTCACCTTATATTCAACATTATCCAGTGGACGATAATAATGACATTCGCCAGCTGTACGAAAAAGGAATACACCCCGAATTGCTGCATATAGACGTTTCGCCTGAAGAGACTTTATCATCCGTGCTGCAGCACATCGACAATCTCCCGGAAGGTATTCTGTCCCAAGAAAATTATGACGCGGCTAAAGAGTTAAGCGCTGCAATAAAGGCACAAAACCTATCTCTGGAGCAAGCAAACACTCTAGTAAATCAACAATATCCGTCATTGGCGCCGCAATGGGAAGTCTACGTTGAAGAAAAGGGACAACGCCTCGGTTCAATTGAAGAGGTTCAGCCTGCATTCAGGGCTTATTACGAACAGCGAACATTTAGCTCGGAACTCGCTGTACTTTGGGTGGATCGTCTGCAAATTATTATGTCATTTCTATCCATTCCTGCTTTTTTGATGCTATTCTTCAAAGATAGGCGGTTTAATGCGCTAGAGTGGCTGCATGCCAAACCATTTACAGGCCAGCAATACGTGATTGGAAAATATTTAGGGACGGTTGCGGCGTGGTGCCTGCCCACCGTGCTAATAAGCGCCGCAGTTAATATTTGGTTCGGAGTTCGGTTCACAGCTCAGTCATTTACGTACCATTTGGCGGATTTACTCTTAGGCCTGTTTGTTTGTGTGGTGCCGACCTTTATGATATCTGGGGCTATTATAATTTTACTAGGATTTATATTCCAAAATGAAATCGCCGCTTTGCCGGTCTTTATTCTTTATCTCATTTTCAATATTACTTCCGGCGTATTTGCGGGAAATGGAAACACAACCGTTATGAATTATATGCTTCGCTTAGATGAGAGTTTTTCCTATAATTGGCTGGCTTTTTTACCCCATCAAGGCTTGGTTATCGGGGCAAGTATTCTGTTTGTACTGCTCGCTGGACAATTATGGCCCCGGCAAGGTCTTAAAGGAAAAGGCAGGTTGACCTTATGA
- a CDS encoding ABC transporter ATP-binding protein, giving the protein MQIQIDQISKRYSKKACALHEVSLNIGPGLCGLIGRNGAGKTTLMRIIAGIMEATAGTVYFDGQTMKSSAMRKHLQEKIGYLPQDFGFYPNLTVKETMDYIALLHGLSGKKKRTRIQDSLEKVHLNKQADKKVRELSGGMKRRLGIAQAIIHEPEILIVDEPTTGVDPEERISIRNLLTEYAGQRIVILSTHIIEDIAQSCQQVAVLDQGKLKYQGDIGSMIRAVSGVVWECSLPLTADYKNMLHEYTLVSNHYMEDCIRLRVLGEKAPITGSVQAAPTAEDAYIWMIGGLAK; this is encoded by the coding sequence ATGCAAATTCAGATTGATCAAATCAGCAAGCGTTACTCGAAGAAAGCCTGCGCGCTTCATGAGGTATCACTTAACATTGGTCCTGGTCTATGCGGCCTGATCGGGAGAAATGGTGCAGGTAAGACTACTTTAATGCGGATTATCGCAGGGATTATGGAGGCAACCGCCGGAACCGTCTATTTCGATGGACAGACGATGAAATCTTCAGCGATGCGAAAACACTTGCAGGAGAAAATAGGCTATCTTCCTCAGGATTTTGGTTTCTATCCTAATTTAACGGTTAAGGAAACTATGGATTATATAGCCTTGCTGCACGGACTAAGCGGGAAGAAGAAACGGACTAGAATACAGGATTCTTTAGAAAAAGTACATTTAAACAAGCAGGCTGATAAAAAAGTTCGGGAGTTATCCGGCGGCATGAAAAGACGGTTAGGCATTGCACAAGCGATTATTCATGAACCCGAAATTCTTATCGTGGATGAGCCGACAACGGGAGTCGACCCTGAAGAACGAATATCAATCCGGAACTTATTAACGGAATATGCAGGTCAGCGGATCGTTATTTTATCTACGCATATCATTGAAGATATCGCCCAGTCTTGCCAACAAGTGGCCGTACTGGATCAAGGCAAGCTAAAATATCAGGGTGACATTGGCAGTATGATCAGGGCCGTCTCCGGCGTTGTATGGGAGTGCTCTTTGCCCTTAACTGCAGATTATAAGAACATGCTGCATGAGTATACCCTAGTATCGAATCATTATATGGAGGATTGCATCAGGCTGCGGGTGCTTGGCGAGAAGGCACCGATAACGGGCAGCGTTCAAGCAGCCCCGACTGCTGAGGATGCTTATATTTGGATGATCGGCGGGCTTGCGAAATGA
- a CDS encoding ABC transporter ATP-binding protein — protein MNRTHMLKAIIHNFSKHKSSFLIASLLLLLSSFFSVLTPYFIMKILDKSIPFGEWSSLLGYIALAFIATFLNNLTKLLSDYVFSKLARTFVINIRSRCIAHLQQMNGEYYTHINSGDMLKTIFEDIENIQQTATYSFVNFAADILISVGMLFFLGWLQPELLMGLLLLQVFVFLGQKKFNRWVEAQSISLRSASGELYSLIQEVISNLMNFVVIGVNSLFREKYMKLEKTNAKQQIKTQLVFSLSNGFLQLSGMIITLFILGYGGYKVIEGSLTIGGLITFNVYSQRLIAPIMRASQFQTRLAGALASWQKIRDILEAPLNWGESDAMLNKCSSIRSIDFQNVTFQYDDKLVLSKVSMQFESKKIYAIVGESGSGKSTITYLMLKLWPIEKGNILVNGTSINRISTTDLRQQIAVVSQNTLLFNDTIYNNLALGSTTITEADVMEVLRIVELYEFVMQLPQQLQTEIGEQGIRISGGQRQRLSIARALLRPTSVLILDEATSMLDPITEEKIMFNLNQHIQDKIVIVIAHRLRTVVSSHEIYLLHEGRLAERGNHESLLAGKKQYQAMFERTV, from the coding sequence ATGAATCGAACACATATGCTCAAGGCGATTATTCATAACTTTTCAAAACATAAGTCCTCTTTTTTAATTGCGTCGCTACTGCTTCTCCTGAGCAGTTTTTTTAGCGTGCTAACTCCTTATTTCATTATGAAAATATTAGATAAGTCCATTCCTTTTGGAGAATGGTCTAGTCTTCTCGGTTATATTGCTTTGGCTTTTATTGCTACCTTCCTTAACAATTTGACGAAGCTGTTGTCTGATTATGTTTTTTCTAAGCTTGCCCGCACATTTGTCATTAATATTCGGTCACGCTGTATAGCGCACCTGCAGCAAATGAATGGTGAATACTACACCCATATAAATTCCGGAGATATGCTGAAAACAATATTTGAGGATATCGAGAACATCCAGCAGACAGCTACATATTCGTTTGTCAATTTTGCTGCGGACATATTGATTTCTGTTGGAATGCTGTTCTTTCTAGGATGGCTGCAGCCAGAACTATTAATGGGGCTTCTCTTGCTGCAGGTATTCGTCTTCTTGGGGCAAAAAAAATTTAACCGATGGGTCGAAGCTCAGAGCATTAGTTTGAGAAGTGCCAGCGGAGAATTATACTCTTTAATTCAGGAAGTCATAAGTAACTTGATGAATTTTGTAGTCATCGGCGTAAATAGCTTGTTTCGAGAGAAATACATGAAGCTTGAAAAAACAAATGCAAAACAGCAAATAAAAACGCAACTGGTATTTTCATTAAGCAACGGATTTCTTCAGTTATCCGGCATGATCATTACATTATTTATTCTAGGTTATGGCGGTTACAAAGTGATCGAAGGAAGTTTAACGATTGGCGGGCTCATTACATTTAATGTTTATTCTCAGAGGTTGATAGCCCCCATCATGAGAGCTTCACAATTTCAGACTAGGCTAGCAGGGGCACTAGCCTCCTGGCAAAAAATCCGAGATATTCTTGAAGCGCCTTTGAATTGGGGAGAATCGGATGCCATGCTGAATAAATGTTCGTCCATTCGCAGCATAGACTTTCAGAACGTTACCTTTCAATACGATGATAAGCTGGTTCTATCGAAAGTAAGCATGCAATTCGAGTCGAAAAAGATATATGCCATTGTGGGCGAGAGCGGGTCGGGAAAATCCACGATCACTTATTTGATGCTCAAGCTATGGCCTATCGAAAAGGGGAATATTCTAGTTAACGGTACATCAATAAACCGGATTTCCACGACCGATCTAAGGCAGCAAATTGCCGTTGTAAGTCAAAATACACTGCTTTTTAATGACACCATTTATAACAATCTGGCATTAGGGAGCACAACCATTACGGAGGCCGACGTTATGGAAGTGTTAAGAATCGTAGAGCTTTACGAATTCGTAATGCAGCTCCCCCAGCAGCTTCAAACTGAAATTGGCGAACAGGGAATACGTATATCGGGCGGGCAACGGCAGCGGTTATCCATAGCAAGGGCACTTTTGAGACCGACTTCTGTATTAATTCTTGACGAAGCTACATCGATGCTTGACCCGATCACAGAGGAAAAAATAATGTTCAATTTAAATCAACATATTCAAGATAAAATCGTTATAGTAATAGCTCATCGATTACGAACTGTCGTAAGCAGTCATGAAATTTATTTACTGCACGAAGGAAGACTCGCTGAGAGAGGCAATCATGAATCACTTCTTGCTGGAAAGAAACAGTATCAAGCGATGTTTGAAAGAACAGTATAG